One Helianthus annuus cultivar XRQ/B chromosome 12, HanXRQr2.0-SUNRISE, whole genome shotgun sequence genomic region harbors:
- the LOC110894564 gene encoding transcription factor TCP12, with the protein MEHVGSSNIHQEEPPLFLDFPSPFFDSISTTPIQTNDLSTPNKPLNVTEPSPSESKRLKKRCGGKKDRHSKIHTAQGLRDRRMRLSLHIARKFFDLQDLLGFDKASKTIEWLFSKSNKAIKEVSENFSPQHTNTSMNDQDTSEVGLTSENKTATNNLDNSREEDIKNRESRMKRIDPNNSSVRETRDQARARARERTRERLMIKELEKSKQLFGRNPNEEINKLGLGYLPSSNNNNAEELGFITSSPSEPIQQESSTSSLENSHTHHLLPVSQSNKQTNVSSNIPFKVGYENDETRANIFSIPGDREAAFTVPEWQSTTNNLNIFENYSGSVVGTSTTCSTLTNHNPPAGWLNSWNGFLPGEWDADNFVNEYYNYGIVPTTVSLTGDIYDQNPSSFILSSTTNILHVQSQNQGK; encoded by the coding sequence ATGGAACATGTAGGTTCTTCAAACATTCATCAAGAAGAACCTCCATTGTTTTTGGACTTCCCTTCACCTTTTTTTGATAGTATCTCAACTACTCCAATACAAACAAATGATCTCAGCACCCCAAACAAACCGCTAAATGTCACCGAGCCTTCGCCTTCTGAATCGAAACGACTAAAGAAAAGATGTGGTGGTAAGAAAGATAGGCACAGCAAGATACATACAGCACAAGGTCTTAGAGACAGGAGGATGAGATTGTCCCTTCATATTGCTAGAAAGTTTTTTGATCTTCAAGACTTGTTAGGGTTTGACAAAGCCAGTAAGACAATTGAGTGGCTTTTCAGCAAGTCCAATAAAGCCATCAAAGAGGTTTCTGAAAACTTTAGTCCACAACACACTAATACAAGCATGAATGATCAAGATACTTCTGAAGTTGGTTTGACTAGTGAGAACAAAACTGCTACAAACAATCTTGACAACTCAAGGGAGGAGGATATCAAGAACAGGGAATCAAGGATGAAGCGTATCGATCCGAATAATTCGTCGGTAAGGGAAACTAGAGACCAGGCAAGAGCAAGAGCCAGGGAGAGAACAAGAGAAAGACTGATGATCAAAGAACTTGAGAAGTCAAAACAGTTGTTTGGAAGAAACCCTAATGAAGAAATTAACAAATTAGGGTTAGGCTACTTACCAAGCTCTAATAATAACAATGCAGAAGAATTAGGGTTCATCACTTCTAGTCCTTCTGAACCCATCCAACAAGAATCATCAACTTCCTCCCTTGAAAATTCCCACACTCATCACTTGCTTCCGGTTTcgcaatcaaacaaacaaacaaacgtaTCCAGTAATATCCCATTCAAAGTAGGGTATGAGAATGATGAGACGAGGGCAAACATTTTCTCTATTCCAGGAGACAGAGAGGCTGCTTTCACCGTTCCAGAATGGCAATCAACCACCAATAATCTTAACATTTTTGAAAATTATTCAGGAAGTGTTGTGGGCACATCAACTACTTGCTCCACATTGACCAACCACAACCCTCCAGCAGGTTGGCTGAATTCCTGGAATGGATTCTTGCCTGGTGAATGGGATGCTGACAATTTTGTAAACGAGTACTACAACTATGGAATTGTGCCAACAACTGTTTCTCTGACAGGTGATATTTATGATCAAAACCCTAGCTCGTTTATCCTGTCAAGCACAACCAACATTCTTCATGTCCAATCTCAAAACCAAGGCAAGTAA